The DNA segment GAAGTAAAAACCGACGATAAGGTTCAGCTTCAGTCACCTCAGGATCATGCCCATGACTTTGGATTTTATCACAGAGGAACCATGCAGCATGTTGACGATGCAATTAATGCAGCACTGGCTGCAAAAAAGCAATGGAACGAACTGGGCTGGGAACATCGTGCAGCAATTTTCTTAAAAGCTGCTGATCTTTTAGCAGGACCTTACAGAGACGTTATCAACGCTGCAACCATGATCGGGCAGTCTAAGAATGTTCACCAGGCTGAAATTGATGCTGCTTGCGAATTTATCGACTTTTTAAGATTTAACGTAGAGTTCATGACAGAAATGTATTCTGAACAGCCGGTTTCCGATGCAGGAATCTGGAACAGAGTAGAATACAGACCATTAGAAGGATTTTGTTTTGCGGTAACTCCTTTTAACTTTACAGCTATTTCAGGAAATTTACCAACGTGTATGGCAATGCTTGGAAACGTAGTGGTTTGGAAACCGTCTGATAAACAGATCTATTCTGCAAAAGTAATCATGGATGTTTTAACTGAAGCAGGCCTTCCTGCCGGAGTAATTAACATGATTTTCACAGACGGAAAAGAAACCGCAGAAAAAGTATTGGCGCACAGAGATTTTGCAGGACTTCACTTTACAGGTTCTACCAAAGTTTTCCAGGGAATGTGGAAAATGATAGGGGATAATATTCACAATTACAGAACATACCCGAGAATCGTAGGGGAAACAGGAGGAAAAGACTTTGTCATTGCGCATCCTTCAGCTAATGTTGAAGCTGTGGCAACGGCTTTGGTGAGAGGAGCTTTCGAATATCAGGGACAAAAATGTTCCGCAGCATCCAGGGCGTATATTCCTCAGTCACTTTGGGCTGATGTGAAAAAAGTAATGGAAAATCAAATCAATTCTATTAAAATTGGTTCTCCTGAAGATCCTTCCAACTTTGTAAATGCGGTAATTGATAAAAATTCTTTTGAAAAATGTAAAGGATATATTGACAGAGCCAATTCTTCAAACGAAGCAAACGTAGTGATCGGAGGAACATGTGATGATGCTAAAGGATGGTTTGTACATCCCACAGTGATCGAAACGACAAACCCTCAATACGAAAGTATGGTGGAAGAAATCTTCGGACCTATCTTATCCGTGTTTGTTTATGAAGATGCCAAATGGGCTGAAACACTGGAACTTGTTGACTCCTCATCTCCTTATTCATTAACCGGTTCTGTTTTTGCACAAGACAGATATGCGATTAATGAAGCATTTAAAGCATTGGAAAATGCTTCCGGAAACTTCTATATCAACGACAAACCAACCGGTGCTGTTGTTGGCCAGCAGCCTTTTGGTGGCGGCAGAGCTTCCGGAACAAATGATAAAGCAGGTTCGAAAATGAACTTATTGAGATGGACATCCGTAAGATCAGTAAAAGAAACCTTCGTTTCTCCAAAAGATTACAAATATCCGTATTTAGGATAAATTATGAGTAATGCATCATTAATAGATACAGCTTCGGATATATTCCGGAGCTTTTTTATTAATTAATATTAATTTTTTTATTAAAATACAATTCATTCTGATTTCGGAATAATTATTGCTAGCTCTAATTCCAATACCAAAAAAATAAAGTATTATGAAAAAATTAATGTTAATCGCAGCACTAGGAGTAATAGCAGTAAGTTGCGGAACAAAGGAATCTTCAATGTCAAACAGCAGTACCGATTCAACAGCAGTAGACAATACCACACAGAGTATGACTCCTGCTACAACGGATACGATGTCTACTACGACAACCACTCCTGACAGCTCAGCAATGAAAATGGATTCAGCAACTACTGTTAAATAATAATAGTTTAACTTGCAATGAACAGTCCTCAGATAATTCTGGGGATTTCTTGTTTAAATTTAAAGCCATTTTTATGACACCTTTTTCAATTTAACATTAAGATTTAAGAAGAATTCGAATTTGAAATTTCAAAGGTTTATTATCTTTTATCTTTTATCTTTTATCTTTAATAACTATATTTGATTATACTTAAACATTAAAAAATATTTCTATGACAAAATTATTTACAGCAGCAGTTTTTGCAATACTGTTTTTAGGAAGCTGCGCACAAAAAAAAGAAGACCGAGAGGAGTTCAAAGAAGAAAGAAACAAAGAATATATGAGAAACAGCATGGGTGAAAGTGCCGCTGCAAATTCCGAAATGGATTCTGCAAACACTGTAAAAACGAAATCGGATTCATCATCTACAAAATAATATTTCCGCAGAAAATTCTGCGGATTTTTTATTAAAAAAAACTTACTGTAATAAACCTATTTTAATAGTAAGATCACTTAAAAAACTTAACCTTAACCAAAGAAAATAATCCAAGAAATGCTGTAACAATTT comes from the Chryseobacterium nepalense genome and includes:
- the pruA gene encoding L-glutamate gamma-semialdehyde dehydrogenase; this encodes MSKAISQVPFAVNEPVNSYAPGTPEVKSLIAQYKKMWAEKIEIPMIINGKEVKTDDKVQLQSPQDHAHDFGFYHRGTMQHVDDAINAALAAKKQWNELGWEHRAAIFLKAADLLAGPYRDVINAATMIGQSKNVHQAEIDAACEFIDFLRFNVEFMTEMYSEQPVSDAGIWNRVEYRPLEGFCFAVTPFNFTAISGNLPTCMAMLGNVVVWKPSDKQIYSAKVIMDVLTEAGLPAGVINMIFTDGKETAEKVLAHRDFAGLHFTGSTKVFQGMWKMIGDNIHNYRTYPRIVGETGGKDFVIAHPSANVEAVATALVRGAFEYQGQKCSAASRAYIPQSLWADVKKVMENQINSIKIGSPEDPSNFVNAVIDKNSFEKCKGYIDRANSSNEANVVIGGTCDDAKGWFVHPTVIETTNPQYESMVEEIFGPILSVFVYEDAKWAETLELVDSSSPYSLTGSVFAQDRYAINEAFKALENASGNFYINDKPTGAVVGQQPFGGGRASGTNDKAGSKMNLLRWTSVRSVKETFVSPKDYKYPYLG
- a CDS encoding cytochrome C551 translates to MKKLMLIAALGVIAVSCGTKESSMSNSSTDSTAVDNTTQSMTPATTDTMSTTTTTPDSSAMKMDSATTVK